A single genomic interval of Chitinophaga sp. 180180018-3 harbors:
- a CDS encoding helix-turn-helix transcriptional regulator — MPIVMCLLVRGLALSMSKEIMVELSAIDRYIIDKVKELRTAKGYSQEHLSGLIGKAEGYIGNVESPKRGKHYNTKILNELAKALECSPKEFWPEKPL; from the coding sequence ATGCCTATAGTCATGTGTTTATTAGTTCGAGGTTTGGCACTTTCCATGTCAAAAGAGATAATGGTAGAATTATCAGCTATTGATAGGTATATAATAGACAAAGTGAAAGAGTTGAGAACGGCCAAAGGTTACAGTCAAGAGCATTTATCTGGGTTGATCGGGAAGGCTGAGGGATATATTGGGAACGTTGAAAGTCCCAAAAGAGGAAAGCATTATAATACAAAAATACTTAATGAGTTGGCTAAGGCTCTGGAATGTTCCCCTAAAGAATTTTGGCCCGAAAAGCCATTATAA
- a CDS encoding HAMP domain-containing sensor histidine kinase: MKQTIEVPHSDCSEEETLRVELQNLKVENHHLQVELQQMKDFMIAVGHDLGAPLNGLEHLLSDFNIPSFTANFAIYYEIYHLACRGIRDLMENTKAYLSAGNDDPVITSVDTINLIDSISQLSKIIASANDIDLKLKIAPETPETIQTDRAKLTRITFNLLSNAIKFSPKNSTINLSTGGNDTTFILEVKDQGIGIAPEKIHSIFQPGVRLDKSKEGLGVGLHISKRYATQLNGSLQVVSQLKQGSRFTLTLPLAQQPKTIIIGASEID, from the coding sequence ATGAAGCAAACCATTGAAGTTCCACATTCAGACTGCTCAGAAGAAGAAACCCTTCGCGTAGAATTACAAAACCTTAAAGTAGAGAATCACCATCTCCAGGTCGAGTTACAACAAATGAAAGATTTCATGATTGCAGTCGGGCATGATCTCGGCGCTCCGCTCAATGGCTTAGAGCATCTATTGAGTGACTTTAACATACCATCTTTCACAGCTAACTTTGCAATATATTATGAAATATACCATCTTGCTTGCAGAGGCATACGCGACCTGATGGAAAATACCAAAGCCTATTTAAGTGCAGGCAATGATGATCCTGTAATAACTTCCGTTGATACCATCAACCTAATAGATTCAATAAGCCAGTTATCTAAAATTATAGCCTCAGCTAATGATATTGATCTTAAACTAAAAATCGCACCTGAAACACCAGAAACAATACAAACTGATCGAGCGAAACTAACACGAATAACCTTTAACCTTCTTTCAAATGCTATTAAATTCAGTCCAAAAAATTCCACTATCAATTTATCTACTGGCGGCAATGATACAACTTTTATACTCGAAGTGAAAGATCAGGGTATCGGGATAGCCCCTGAAAAGATCCATTCGATATTTCAGCCAGGTGTTAGACTAGACAAATCTAAAGAAGGCTTAGGAGTTGGGCTGCATATATCAAAAAGATATGCAACACAACTTAATGGCTCATTACAAGTAGTCAGCCAGTTAAAACAAGGCAGCAGGTTTACATTAACGTTACCTTTAGCACAGCAACCAAAAACCATAATTATAGGAGCTTCTGAAATTGACTAG